A genomic window from Nicotiana sylvestris chromosome 11, ASM39365v2, whole genome shotgun sequence includes:
- the LOC104218613 gene encoding auxin-responsive protein IAA29-like — protein MMELQLGLTLCSNSAKGCNFDDIKIESLSGDFKLNNIKKCSSSQVFDVVDENVQVLQTLPLLVWDKANDHNERKDGDEEGVVGWPPVNSLRKKLCHQNRRAGGAMNYVTVENGGGGGGGSGGGGRGSNSRYVKVKMEGVGIARKIDLSLFHSYGTLTDTLIAMFGKSKENGDAYELTYQDKEGDWLLAGDVPWRTFVGSVQRLKLVRDEDY, from the exons atGATGGAACTTCAATTGGGGCTTACTTTATGTAGCAATTCAGCAAAAGGGTGTAATTTTGATGACATAAAAATTGAATCTTTGAGTGGAGATTTCAAGTTGAACAACATCAAGAAATGTAGCTCAAGTCAAGTTTTTGATGTTGTAGATGAAAATGTTCAAGTTCTTCAAACTTTGCCTTTGCTTGTTTGGGACAAAGCTAATGACCACAATGAAag AAAAGATGGGGATGAAGAAGGGGTGGTGGGGTGGCCACCAGTTAATTCTTTGAGGAAGAAGCTCTGCCACCAGAACCGCCGTGCCGGCGGTGCAATGAATTATGTCACGGTGGAGAACGGTGGTGGAGGCGGCGGCGGCAGTGGTGGTGGTGGGAGAGGATCAAATTCTAGGTACGTGAAAGTGAAAATGGAAGGAGTTGGAATAGCAAGAAAGATTGACTTGAGTCTTTTTCATTCTTATGGGACACTCACTGACACCTTAATTGCCATGTTTGGAAAAA GTAAAGAAAATGGTGATGCTTATGAACttacttatcaagataaagaaGGTGATTGGCTTCTTGCTGGTGATGTACCTTGGAG AACTTTTGTAGGGTCAGTGCAGAGGCTAAAATTGGTTAGAGATGAAGATTATTGA